In Microbacterium laevaniformans, a single window of DNA contains:
- a CDS encoding P-loop NTPase, giving the protein MTSALAGAGDATGAEGDARTDAVRRAVGAVIDPELRRPLAELDMIRSVGVSGARARVEIALTIVGCPAADRIERDVRAAASTAPGISDVEVVVGVMSPPERQALTARLRGGRAARTMPFGPDALTRVIAVTSGKGGVGKSSITANLAVALAQRGLAVGLIDADVHGFSIPGLLGLVDAEGRPPAPTRIDDLMLPPVAFGVKAISIGMFLPRDQPVSAAVAWRGPMLHRTVQQFLTDVFFGDLDVLLIDMPPGTGDVAISVGQLLPHADVLVVTTPQTAASDVAVRSGLVAAQTGQRVIGVVENMGAMTLPDGSTLDLFGAGGGDAVAASLSSADHVVPLLASVPLSVDLRRGGDEGAPVVVSRPEDAAARAIAALAERIAATPRGLAGRSLPVTPR; this is encoded by the coding sequence GTGACGTCTGCTCTCGCAGGCGCCGGCGACGCCACCGGTGCCGAGGGCGATGCGCGGACGGATGCCGTCCGGCGGGCCGTCGGCGCGGTCATCGACCCGGAGCTTCGCCGTCCGCTCGCCGAACTCGACATGATCCGCAGCGTCGGTGTGAGCGGCGCGCGCGCCCGTGTGGAGATCGCCCTGACGATCGTGGGATGTCCCGCCGCCGACCGCATTGAGCGGGACGTGCGCGCGGCGGCATCCACCGCGCCGGGCATCTCCGATGTCGAAGTCGTCGTCGGGGTGATGTCGCCGCCAGAGCGCCAGGCGCTGACCGCTCGGCTGCGCGGAGGCCGTGCCGCGCGGACCATGCCGTTCGGTCCCGATGCCCTGACGCGCGTCATCGCGGTCACGAGCGGCAAGGGCGGTGTCGGCAAGTCCAGCATCACCGCGAACCTCGCCGTCGCCCTGGCCCAGCGTGGGCTCGCCGTCGGGCTGATCGACGCCGACGTGCACGGCTTCTCGATCCCTGGACTGCTCGGTCTCGTGGATGCCGAGGGCCGCCCACCCGCACCCACCCGCATCGACGACCTCATGCTGCCGCCCGTCGCGTTCGGGGTGAAGGCGATCTCGATCGGGATGTTCCTCCCGCGAGACCAGCCCGTCTCCGCGGCCGTGGCTTGGCGCGGCCCGATGCTGCACCGCACGGTGCAGCAGTTTCTGACCGATGTATTCTTCGGCGACCTCGACGTGCTCCTCATCGACATGCCCCCCGGAACGGGCGACGTGGCGATCTCCGTTGGGCAGCTCCTGCCGCACGCCGACGTGCTCGTCGTCACGACACCGCAGACCGCGGCATCCGACGTCGCCGTGCGCAGCGGGCTCGTGGCGGCGCAGACCGGTCAGCGGGTGATCGGCGTCGTCGAGAACATGGGGGCGATGACGCTTCCCGACGGCAGCACCCTGGATCTATTCGGGGCCGGTGGTGGTGACGCGGTGGCGGCGTCCCTGTCCTCGGCGGATCATGTCGTTCCGCTGCTCGCCTCCGTTCCGCTCAGCGTCGATCTGCGGCGCGGCGGCGACGAGGGAGCTCCGGTGGTCGTTTCACGACCCGAGGATGCCGCCGCACGGGCGATCGCCGCGCTGGCCGAGCGGATCGCGGCGACACCCCGCGGCCTTGCCGGCAGGTCGCTGCCGGTCACGCCGCGCTGA
- a CDS encoding magnesium transporter MgtE N-terminal domain-containing protein, whose translation MSTQRVFVARLVGCTVFDPAGDRLGKVRDVVVIYRKDDPPRVVGLVVEIPGRRHVFLSIGRVTSIQSGQVITTGLINVRRFQQRGGEVRVMSELLGRRVYFTDASGHAVIEDVAIERNRLGEWDIGQLFLRKPKTSASPFAKGPTTFASWGDVREQAVPGQAQSAEQLVATFSELKPADLANTLLDLPDERLLEVAEELSDDRLADALEEMPEDDQVHILEALGDERAADILDQMEPDDAADVLAQLPEEQREELLELMEPEEAEDVRALLKYGPDTAGGLMTSEPIVLSADATVAEALALIRRHELHPALAAAVFVTLPPYETPTGRLLGTVHFQRMLRYPPHERLGAIIDDTLDPVPVTASAAEVARLLASYNLVSLPVVDAAHRLVGAVSVDDVLDYLLPEDWRSHDGDDDALTTPATTATLPRRL comes from the coding sequence GTGAGTACGCAGAGGGTTTTCGTGGCGCGCCTGGTGGGCTGCACCGTCTTCGACCCCGCGGGCGACCGGCTCGGCAAAGTCCGTGACGTGGTCGTCATCTACCGAAAAGACGACCCGCCGCGTGTGGTGGGCCTGGTCGTCGAGATCCCGGGACGTCGCCACGTCTTCCTGTCGATCGGGCGCGTCACCTCGATCCAGTCCGGCCAGGTCATCACGACCGGACTCATCAACGTTCGACGCTTCCAGCAGCGCGGCGGCGAGGTGCGCGTCATGAGCGAGCTTCTCGGTCGTCGCGTGTACTTCACCGACGCCTCGGGACACGCCGTGATCGAGGACGTCGCGATCGAGCGCAACCGTCTCGGCGAGTGGGACATCGGTCAGCTCTTCCTCCGCAAGCCCAAGACGAGCGCCTCCCCGTTCGCGAAGGGACCGACGACGTTCGCGAGCTGGGGCGATGTGCGCGAACAGGCTGTACCCGGGCAGGCGCAGTCGGCGGAGCAACTGGTGGCGACCTTCTCCGAACTCAAGCCGGCCGACCTCGCCAACACCCTGCTCGACCTGCCCGACGAACGCCTCCTCGAAGTCGCGGAGGAGCTCTCCGACGACCGTCTCGCCGACGCGCTGGAGGAGATGCCCGAAGACGACCAGGTGCATATCCTCGAAGCTCTCGGCGATGAGCGCGCCGCCGACATCCTCGATCAGATGGAGCCCGACGACGCCGCCGACGTTCTGGCGCAGTTGCCGGAGGAGCAGCGTGAAGAGCTCCTCGAGCTGATGGAGCCCGAGGAGGCGGAAGACGTCCGTGCTCTCCTCAAGTACGGCCCCGACACCGCGGGCGGTCTGATGACGAGCGAGCCGATCGTGCTGTCGGCCGATGCGACCGTCGCCGAGGCGCTCGCGCTGATCCGCCGCCACGAGCTGCACCCCGCCCTGGCCGCGGCGGTCTTCGTGACGCTCCCCCCGTACGAGACTCCGACGGGGCGTCTGCTGGGAACCGTGCACTTCCAACGGATGCTGCGATATCCACCGCACGAGCGACTCGGCGCGATCATTGATGACACTCTCGACCCGGTGCCCGTGACGGCATCCGCCGCCGAAGTGGCACGCCTGCTCGCGAGCTACAACCTCGTGTCCCTCCCCGTCGTCGACGCGGCGCACCGACTCGTCGGGGCGGTCAGCGTCGACGACGTCCTGGACTACCTGCTGCCCGAGGACTGGCGCTCTCACGACGGCGACGATGATGCGCTGACCACTCCCGCGACCACCGCGACGCTTCCGAGGAGGCTCTGA
- the ddaH gene encoding dimethylargininase, which translates to MSRLLVRRPSPRLADGEVTHIGRTSVDPALAQRQWEAYVDVFRSRGWEVIEIDPADEQPDGVFVEDAVVVFGDLIVLCRAGAESRRGEAPTVRDAVAATGLETAEIVAPGTLDGGDVLKIGSTVYVGASSRTNADGIAQLTALLAPRGWQIVAVPVERVLHLKSGVTALPDGTVVGFEPLVDDPAAFATFEAVPEEHGTAVVVLGPDEVLMSSDAPETAARYEARGLRVVATPITEFEKLEGCVTCLSVRIRD; encoded by the coding sequence ATGTCGCGTCTGCTCGTTCGTCGTCCGTCTCCGCGCCTCGCCGACGGCGAGGTGACGCATATCGGGCGGACCTCGGTCGACCCCGCGTTGGCGCAGCGCCAATGGGAGGCGTACGTCGACGTCTTCCGCTCGCGCGGATGGGAAGTCATCGAGATCGACCCGGCCGATGAGCAGCCCGACGGGGTGTTCGTCGAGGATGCCGTCGTCGTCTTCGGTGATCTCATCGTCCTCTGCCGCGCCGGCGCCGAGTCGCGGCGCGGCGAAGCCCCCACGGTGCGCGATGCCGTGGCCGCCACCGGACTGGAGACGGCGGAGATCGTCGCGCCCGGCACCCTCGACGGCGGTGACGTCCTGAAGATCGGCTCGACCGTGTACGTCGGTGCATCTTCGCGCACCAACGCCGACGGCATCGCGCAGCTGACGGCGCTGCTGGCGCCGCGGGGATGGCAGATCGTCGCCGTTCCCGTCGAACGGGTCCTCCACCTCAAGAGCGGCGTGACCGCGCTGCCCGACGGGACCGTGGTCGGCTTCGAGCCCCTCGTCGACGACCCGGCCGCCTTCGCGACGTTCGAAGCCGTGCCCGAGGAGCACGGTACGGCTGTCGTCGTCCTCGGCCCCGACGAGGTGCTGATGTCCTCCGATGCTCCCGAGACCGCGGCCCGCTACGAGGCGCGTGGACTGCGGGTCGTTGCGACGCCCATCACCGAGTTCGAGAAGCTCGAGGGCTGCGTCACGTGCCTGTCGGTGCGTATCCGCGACTGA
- a CDS encoding citrate synthase gives MSDAGHPQKATVTVGDRTAELPILSGTAGAPSVDFSTFTKQTGYTSLDYGFVNTAATKSAITFIDGDQGILRYRGYPIEQLAKNSTYLEVAWLLLYGELPTADELGEWDDKIRHHTLLHEDLKRFFSSLPHTAHPMSVLSAATAALSTYYEGQSDPNNPEHVELNTIRLLAKLPVIAAYAHKKSIGQAFLYPDNSLSFVDNFLRLNFGNLAETYQVNPVTSRALERLLILHEDHEQNASTSTVRLVGSTGANQFSSISAGINALYGPLHGGANEAVLDMLARIQDSGESVQRFVERVKNKEDGVKLMGFGHRVYKNYDPRAKLVKESADEILAELGVHDPLLDLAQELEQVALEDDYFKERRLYPNVDFYTGVIYKAMGFPTRMFTPLFAIGRLPGWLAHWREMQYDPQTKIGRPQQLYVGAGERNYPGAV, from the coding sequence GTGAGCGACGCGGGACACCCCCAGAAGGCCACCGTCACCGTCGGTGACCGCACCGCCGAACTGCCGATTCTCTCCGGCACCGCGGGCGCACCCAGTGTCGACTTCTCGACCTTCACGAAGCAGACGGGTTACACGAGCCTGGACTACGGCTTCGTGAACACCGCGGCGACCAAGTCGGCGATCACTTTCATCGACGGCGACCAGGGCATCCTGCGATATCGCGGCTACCCGATCGAGCAGCTCGCGAAGAACAGCACGTACCTCGAGGTCGCCTGGCTGCTGCTGTACGGCGAGCTTCCGACGGCGGATGAGCTGGGGGAGTGGGACGACAAGATCCGTCACCACACGCTGCTGCACGAGGACCTCAAGCGCTTCTTCTCCTCCCTCCCGCACACCGCCCACCCGATGTCGGTGCTATCGGCGGCGACGGCGGCGCTGTCCACCTACTACGAGGGCCAGTCCGACCCCAACAATCCCGAGCACGTCGAGCTCAACACCATCCGCTTGCTGGCGAAGCTGCCGGTCATCGCGGCGTACGCCCACAAGAAGAGCATCGGTCAGGCGTTCCTCTACCCGGACAACTCACTGAGCTTCGTCGACAACTTCCTGCGGCTGAACTTCGGCAACCTCGCGGAGACGTACCAGGTGAACCCGGTGACCTCCCGGGCGCTCGAGCGTCTGCTGATCCTGCACGAGGACCACGAGCAGAACGCGTCGACCTCGACGGTGCGTTTGGTCGGATCGACCGGCGCCAACCAGTTCTCCTCGATCTCCGCGGGCATCAACGCTCTCTACGGCCCGTTGCACGGTGGCGCGAACGAAGCCGTGCTCGACATGCTCGCGCGCATTCAGGACTCCGGCGAAAGCGTCCAGCGCTTCGTCGAGCGCGTGAAGAACAAGGAGGACGGGGTCAAGCTGATGGGCTTCGGTCACCGCGTCTACAAGAACTACGACCCGCGCGCGAAGCTCGTCAAGGAGTCCGCCGACGAGATCCTCGCCGAGCTGGGCGTTCACGATCCGCTGCTGGATCTCGCCCAGGAGCTGGAGCAGGTCGCCCTCGAGGACGACTACTTCAAGGAGCGTCGCCTCTACCCCAATGTCGACTTCTACACGGGGGTCATCTACAAGGCGATGGGCTTTCCCACGCGCATGTTCACGCCGCTGTTCGCGATCGGGCGCCTGCCCGGCTGGCTGGCCCACTGGCGTGAGATGCAGTACGACCCGCAGACGAAGATCGGGCGTCCCCAGCAGCTCTACGTGGGCGCGGGCGAACGCAACTATCCCGGGGCTGTCTGA
- the ppk2 gene encoding polyphosphate kinase 2, which produces MPKATYERELKRLQAQLVDMQAWVQSTGARIVVIFEGRDAAGKGSTISRVSQYLNPRVTRVVALPTPTEREKSEWYFQRYIAHLPAAGEIVLMDRSWYNRAGVEHVMGYCTNAEYHRFLHQVPIFERMLVEDGILLKKYWFSVSDVEQEKRFRSRNDDPMRRWKLSPNDVLSITKWEDYSRAKDTMFVHTDIPESPWFEVDNEDKRRGRINMIHHLLSQIPYEEVERAPIAIPARPASGGYERPPRELQNYVPDYAATLIG; this is translated from the coding sequence ATGCCGAAGGCGACGTATGAACGCGAACTGAAACGACTGCAGGCGCAGCTGGTCGACATGCAGGCGTGGGTGCAGAGCACCGGAGCACGCATCGTGGTGATCTTCGAAGGACGCGACGCCGCCGGCAAAGGATCGACGATCAGCCGGGTCTCGCAGTACCTCAATCCTCGGGTCACGCGCGTCGTGGCGCTTCCGACGCCGACCGAGCGTGAGAAGAGCGAGTGGTACTTTCAGCGCTACATCGCCCACCTCCCCGCGGCCGGCGAGATCGTGCTGATGGACCGGTCCTGGTACAACCGCGCCGGTGTCGAGCACGTGATGGGGTACTGCACGAACGCGGAGTACCACCGGTTTCTGCACCAGGTGCCAATCTTCGAGCGGATGCTTGTGGAAGACGGCATCCTGCTGAAGAAGTACTGGTTCAGCGTCTCGGACGTCGAACAGGAAAAGCGATTCCGCTCCCGCAACGACGACCCGATGAGACGCTGGAAGCTCTCCCCCAACGACGTCCTGTCGATCACCAAGTGGGAGGACTACTCGCGCGCGAAGGACACCATGTTCGTGCACACCGACATCCCGGAGTCGCCGTGGTTCGAGGTCGACAACGAGGACAAGCGTCGCGGCCGCATCAACATGATCCATCACCTGCTCTCGCAGATCCCCTACGAGGAGGTCGAGCGCGCGCCGATCGCGATCCCGGCTCGCCCGGCATCCGGCGGATACGAACGCCCTCCGCGCGAGCTGCAGAACTACGTCCCCGATTACGCCGCGACGCTCATCGGCTGA
- a CDS encoding DUF1003 domain-containing protein translates to MAKERRTFSLDAPRGRAGMLSRSPQPSRDRFGRFSESFARAMGTSGFLIGITVFVAVWLWWNTAMPREMQFDAAENNFTLLTLILSLQASYAAPLILLAQNRQDDRDRVQIEQDRQRAERNLADTEYLAREVVALRMAMTDVSEHVVTRDVLRQELKALLESLEDSRDRDHRGEKADQP, encoded by the coding sequence ATGGCGAAGGAGCGCCGCACGTTCTCGCTGGACGCGCCGCGCGGGCGCGCGGGCATGCTGAGCCGCAGCCCGCAACCCTCTCGCGACCGGTTCGGGCGCTTCTCCGAATCCTTCGCCCGCGCCATGGGAACCTCCGGGTTCCTCATCGGCATTACGGTGTTCGTCGCGGTATGGCTCTGGTGGAACACCGCGATGCCGCGCGAGATGCAGTTCGACGCGGCGGAGAACAACTTCACGCTGCTCACCTTGATCCTCTCGCTGCAGGCGTCCTACGCCGCTCCCCTCATCCTTCTCGCCCAGAACCGGCAGGACGATCGCGACCGGGTGCAGATCGAGCAGGATCGTCAGCGCGCAGAGCGCAATCTCGCCGACACCGAGTACCTCGCCCGCGAGGTCGTCGCACTGCGCATGGCGATGACGGACGTCTCCGAGCACGTCGTCACCCGCGACGTGCTGCGCCAGGAGTTGAAGGCTCTGCTCGAGTCATTGGAGGACTCCCGGGACCGTGACCACCGCGGCGAAAAGGCCGACCAGCCGTGA
- a CDS encoding DUF3117 domain-containing protein translates to MAAMKPRTGDGPMEAVKEGRLIIVRVPLEGGGRLVVSVNDEEAKELHGVLGDVVGAA, encoded by the coding sequence ATGGCAGCCATGAAGCCGCGAACCGGTGACGGACCGATGGAGGCCGTGAAGGAGGGGCGCCTCATCATCGTCCGTGTCCCCCTCGAGGGCGGCGGACGACTCGTCGTCTCGGTCAATGACGAAGAGGCCAAGGAACTTCACGGCGTGCTCGGCGACGTGGTCGGCGCAGCCTGA
- the dapE gene encoding succinyl-diaminopimelate desuccinylase, whose product MPVLDLTASSVDLTRAICDIPSVSGDEATLADAIFAVISPLEHLDVYRDGDTIVARTHLGRAQRVAIAGHIDTVPINANLPTRDIEIDGEPYLWGRGTVDMKGGTAVQLKLAAELVDPRVDITWLWYDNEEVASDLNGLTRLARTRPDLFAADFAILGEPSNGQVEGGCNGTLRAVARTRGVRAHSARSWMGENAIHGAAPILARLAEYRPREIDVDGLVYREGLNAVRISGGVAGNVIPDLCEVEVNFRFAPSRSVADAEAHVRRVLDGFDVEIVDAAAGARPGLDAPLAQEFLAAVGAEARPKYGWTDVARFSALGVPAVNYGPGDPLLAHHDEERVPFAQIEGVERSLRAWLNGR is encoded by the coding sequence ATGCCCGTGCTCGACCTCACCGCCTCCTCCGTCGACCTGACCCGAGCGATCTGCGACATTCCGAGCGTGTCGGGCGACGAGGCGACCCTCGCCGACGCGATCTTCGCTGTGATCTCGCCGCTGGAACACCTCGACGTCTATCGCGACGGCGACACGATTGTCGCGCGCACCCACCTCGGGCGCGCGCAGCGCGTGGCGATCGCGGGCCACATCGACACGGTGCCGATCAACGCGAACCTGCCCACGCGCGACATCGAGATCGACGGCGAGCCCTATCTCTGGGGTCGCGGGACCGTGGACATGAAGGGGGGCACGGCGGTGCAGTTGAAGCTCGCCGCCGAGCTCGTCGATCCCCGGGTCGACATCACCTGGCTCTGGTACGACAACGAGGAGGTCGCCTCGGACCTCAACGGTCTCACGCGTCTGGCGCGCACGCGCCCCGACCTGTTCGCCGCCGACTTCGCGATTCTGGGGGAGCCGTCCAACGGGCAGGTGGAGGGCGGGTGCAACGGCACCCTGCGCGCCGTCGCCCGCACCCGTGGCGTCCGCGCCCACAGTGCGCGCTCGTGGATGGGGGAGAACGCCATCCACGGAGCGGCGCCGATCCTGGCACGCCTGGCCGAGTATCGCCCGCGCGAGATCGACGTCGACGGGCTCGTCTATCGCGAAGGGCTGAACGCCGTGCGCATCTCGGGCGGCGTCGCGGGCAACGTCATCCCCGACCTGTGCGAGGTGGAGGTCAACTTCCGCTTCGCGCCCAGCCGCAGCGTCGCGGACGCCGAGGCTCACGTGCGCCGCGTGCTGGACGGGTTCGATGTCGAGATCGTGGATGCCGCGGCGGGCGCACGCCCGGGACTGGACGCACCGCTCGCACAGGAGTTCCTCGCCGCCGTGGGGGCTGAGGCGCGCCCGAAGTACGGCTGGACGGACGTCGCGCGGTTCTCCGCTCTGGGGGTGCCCGCAGTCAACTACGGACCTGGCGACCCGCTCTTGGCCCACCATGACGAAGAGCGGGTGCCGTTCGCCCAGATCGAGGGCGTCGAGCGGAGCCTGCGGGCATGGCTGAACGGGCGCTGA
- a CDS encoding O-methyltransferase, which produces MADQDAIRRYVDDVTVEPEAIERARAHALELGAAPISPAVGAQIAVIAAATAALNVVEIGTGAGVSGLWLLHGAPRATLTTIDKEPEHLAAARTAFADAKVLPARARFITGLASDVLPRMNEASYDIVLVDADPESVIDHVEHGLRLVRAGGTVLIPRVLAGGAIADPVRRDAVTTAFRTLIQETQSSPAVLGALSIVGEGLLQLTTVPSELR; this is translated from the coding sequence ATGGCCGATCAGGACGCGATCCGCAGGTATGTCGACGACGTCACCGTCGAACCCGAGGCGATCGAGCGTGCCCGCGCGCATGCGCTCGAACTCGGCGCGGCCCCGATCAGCCCGGCGGTGGGAGCCCAGATCGCGGTGATCGCCGCAGCGACGGCGGCCTTGAACGTCGTGGAGATCGGCACGGGTGCGGGGGTGTCCGGCCTCTGGCTGCTGCACGGCGCACCCCGCGCGACTCTCACCACCATCGACAAGGAGCCCGAGCACCTGGCTGCGGCGCGCACGGCATTCGCCGACGCGAAAGTACTGCCCGCTCGCGCCCGTTTCATCACGGGCCTCGCCAGCGATGTACTGCCCCGGATGAACGAGGCGTCTTACGACATCGTGCTCGTGGATGCCGATCCGGAGAGCGTCATCGACCACGTCGAGCACGGCCTGCGCCTCGTGCGCGCCGGGGGAACCGTGCTCATTCCTCGGGTGCTCGCCGGCGGCGCGATCGCCGACCCCGTGCGACGCGACGCTGTGACGACGGCTTTTCGCACGCTGATCCAGGAGACCCAGTCCTCGCCGGCGGTACTCGGTGCGCTTTCCATCGTGGGCGAGGGCCTCCTGCAGCTGACGACGGTCCCCTCCGAGCTGCGCTGA
- a CDS encoding Sec-independent protein translocase family protein: protein MFFGLDWDKLVLLLIVAALLVGPERLPQYAETLAKFTVRAREWLSGAKTRVKEELGDDFDDVEWRRLDPRQYDPRRIIRDALLDDAPVPTVRAAAVGTAIAATATASPLSTFDPDGVVPFDDEAT from the coding sequence ATGTTCTTCGGCCTCGACTGGGACAAGCTCGTCCTGCTCCTGATCGTGGCCGCCCTCCTGGTCGGACCCGAGCGCCTCCCGCAGTACGCGGAGACCCTGGCGAAGTTCACGGTGCGCGCACGCGAGTGGCTGAGTGGTGCGAAGACGCGCGTGAAGGAGGAGCTCGGCGACGATTTCGACGACGTGGAGTGGCGTCGCCTCGACCCGCGTCAGTACGACCCGCGTCGCATCATCCGCGACGCACTCCTCGATGACGCGCCGGTTCCCACGGTTCGTGCCGCAGCGGTCGGAACAGCGATCGCCGCCACAGCCACGGCGTCGCCGCTGTCGACGTTCGATCCGGACGGTGTGGTCCCGTTCGACGACGAGGCCACCTAA
- the dapC gene encoding succinyldiaminopimelate transaminase gives MAVRDLDDYPWDAVAPFAARALSHPGGIVDLSIGSPVDPTPDVVAEALRAATDAHAYPQTVGTAALRGAITAWYDRRRGVPGLSVDEVLPTVGSKELVALLPLLLDLSAGDIVVHPRAAYPTYEVGAKLVGATPFAADDPAQWPVGTRLVWLNTPGNPDGRVLDVHELRAAVARARELGTVIVSDECYAELGWDGPWAHAPIPSILDPRVVGDDRRDVLSVYSLSKQSNLAGYRAAFLAGDGDLVSRLLTARKHLGLMLPGPVQSAMTAALADDAHVAAQRERYRARREVLRPALVEAGFRIDNSEGGLYLWATEGVDAWKTMDRLADLGILAGPGHFYGQHFPEHVRFSLTATDERIAAAAERLVTVS, from the coding sequence ATGGCCGTCCGCGATCTCGACGACTATCCCTGGGATGCCGTCGCTCCCTTCGCCGCGCGAGCGCTGTCGCACCCGGGGGGCATCGTGGATCTGTCCATCGGGTCTCCCGTCGATCCGACGCCGGATGTCGTCGCCGAGGCGCTGCGTGCCGCGACGGATGCTCACGCCTACCCGCAGACGGTCGGCACCGCGGCGCTGCGCGGCGCCATCACCGCGTGGTACGACCGCCGTCGCGGGGTTCCCGGTCTGAGCGTCGACGAGGTCCTGCCGACGGTCGGTTCGAAGGAACTCGTCGCCCTCCTCCCGTTGCTGCTCGACCTGTCCGCCGGAGACATCGTCGTGCACCCGCGGGCCGCCTATCCCACCTACGAGGTGGGGGCCAAGCTGGTGGGTGCGACCCCGTTCGCCGCCGACGATCCCGCGCAGTGGCCGGTGGGCACGCGCCTGGTCTGGCTGAACACGCCGGGAAACCCCGACGGGCGGGTGCTCGACGTCCACGAACTCCGTGCCGCCGTCGCGCGTGCACGGGAGCTCGGCACCGTGATCGTCAGCGACGAGTGCTACGCGGAACTCGGCTGGGACGGGCCCTGGGCCCACGCGCCGATCCCGAGCATCCTCGATCCTCGCGTCGTCGGAGACGACCGGCGCGACGTGCTGTCGGTGTACTCGCTCAGCAAGCAGTCGAACCTCGCGGGGTACCGTGCCGCGTTCCTCGCCGGTGACGGCGATCTGGTGTCGCGCCTGCTGACGGCGCGCAAGCACCTCGGTCTCATGCTTCCCGGTCCTGTGCAGAGTGCCATGACGGCGGCGCTGGCAGACGATGCACACGTGGCTGCGCAGCGCGAGCGCTATCGCGCCCGGCGTGAGGTTCTACGGCCGGCACTCGTGGAAGCGGGATTTCGCATCGACAACTCCGAGGGCGGCCTCTACCTCTGGGCCACCGAAGGCGTCGATGCCTGGAAGACCATGGACCGCCTGGCCGATCTCGGCATCCTGGCCGGGCCGGGACACTTCTATGGGCAGCACTTCCCCGAGCACGTCCGCTTCTCCTTGACGGCGACCGATGAGCGGATCGCTGCAGCAGCGGAGCGCCTGGTGACCGTCTCGTAG
- the dapD gene encoding 2,3,4,5-tetrahydropyridine-2,6-dicarboxylate N-succinyltransferase — MSEQRTVWGIGLATTSENGTILDTWFPEVHTGTGDDADTASATAARAEYAGPDARRAARVEIVTVSIDLDAAPASTPDAYLRLHALSHRVVRPNDVNLDGIFAHLPIVAWTTAGAMHPDDAERLRPALQRAGIQVHSLDKFPRLLDFVTPPGVRIADASRVRLGAYLSPGTTVMHEGFVNFNAGTLGSSMVEGRISQGVVIGDGSDIGGGASIMGTLSGGGTHRVSIGARTLLGANAGIGISLGDDCIVEAGLYVTAGSKIVLPNEPPLHDGSRPIVKGAQLSGQNSLLFRRNSLTGAVEAVRREGVGVTLNEALHA; from the coding sequence ATGAGCGAACAGCGGACGGTATGGGGCATCGGCCTCGCGACGACGAGCGAGAACGGCACGATCCTGGACACCTGGTTCCCGGAGGTCCACACCGGCACCGGCGACGACGCCGACACGGCGTCCGCCACGGCGGCACGGGCCGAGTATGCGGGACCCGACGCGCGTCGCGCGGCGCGTGTCGAGATCGTCACGGTCTCGATCGACCTCGACGCCGCACCGGCGTCCACTCCCGACGCCTATCTCCGTCTGCACGCGCTGTCTCACCGGGTCGTCCGCCCCAACGACGTGAACCTCGACGGCATCTTCGCGCACCTTCCCATCGTCGCGTGGACCACGGCGGGCGCGATGCACCCCGACGACGCCGAACGCCTCCGCCCGGCACTGCAGCGCGCCGGCATCCAGGTGCACAGCCTCGACAAGTTTCCCCGCCTGCTCGACTTCGTGACCCCTCCGGGCGTGCGCATCGCCGACGCCTCGCGGGTGCGGCTGGGCGCCTACCTCTCCCCCGGCACGACGGTCATGCACGAGGGCTTCGTGAACTTCAACGCCGGCACGCTGGGCTCCTCGATGGTCGAAGGGCGCATCTCCCAGGGCGTCGTCATCGGCGACGGCTCGGACATCGGCGGCGGCGCGTCGATCATGGGCACGCTGTCGGGCGGCGGCACGCACCGCGTATCGATCGGCGCCCGCACGCTCCTCGGCGCGAACGCGGGCATCGGCATCTCGCTCGGCGACGACTGCATCGTCGAGGCCGGGCTCTATGTCACCGCCGGATCCAAGATCGTGCTCCCCAACGAACCCCCGCTGCACGATGGATCGCGCCCGATCGTCAAGGGCGCTCAGCTGTCGGGCCAGAACAGCCTGCTCTTCCGCCGCAACTCGCTCACGGGTGCCGTCGAGGCCGTCCGCCGCGAGGGCGTCGGCGTGACGCTGAACGAGGCTCTGCACGCCTGA